Proteins encoded within one genomic window of Nitrospina gracilis 3/211:
- a CDS encoding STAS-like domain-containing protein, translated as MEDELFINIYQFIGEDMLVGRTTPDGSPSAESLRHYILENWDKYRKISISLESIVKITRTFYDEAFAKLLEDKTLEEFNEKIYFPDAKEAFVKEMNQAFKLRLKIIASKKERESGDGLGF; from the coding sequence ATGGAAGATGAACTGTTTATAAACATTTACCAGTTTATTGGGGAGGACATGCTTGTGGGGCGCACCACGCCGGACGGTTCCCCATCGGCCGAATCCCTTCGTCATTACATCCTTGAAAACTGGGATAAATACAGGAAAATTTCCATTTCCCTGGAATCCATCGTCAAGATCACCCGCACGTTTTATGACGAGGCGTTCGCCAAGCTCCTGGAAGACAAAACCCTCGAGGAGTTCAACGAAAAAATTTATTTTCCTGATGCCAAGGAGGCGTTTGTGAAGGAAATGAATCAGGCGTTCAAGTTGCGCCTGAAGATCATCGCTTCCAAAAAGGAAAGGGAATCGGGGGACGGATTGGGATTTTAA
- a CDS encoding tetratricopeptide repeat protein yields MKKGKACIGKRMNSEIDGKLEDIYHLAMKENECGNREVHVVELLNHYLLVDQENPDALYHLGRNYIALGRCDLALKPLKKALDLFPDRHKGDICFVIADLFEASRQRQEAKRWYQSGIERSETIRISSWILMGANLARLEEFSSALECYENALDAEPDEAHHELRAEARLNMGFVYRAMGDYGEALISFNDAKEMDPWDERVQDSIGELHGLEKIWNTLESLKNLKKENSPDCDNEIKKLLDWIFVQARIEFEIEDKDVTVIELLRQYLEFRKQDAEAWMIYGQALRIIGRARESLEALQVALDLSPEEDQHWVCLEIALLHAFHRSGEEAAMWFDRALSLEKNLAVLWFEKAENSATLANCEEALTCYQNALDLDDGSVKVQNIYYRMGCIWRGLGNYTQAINGFRKALLIEPTMLDSKMALQGLDGIDETIKVCRQISS; encoded by the coding sequence TTGAAGAAAGGCAAAGCCTGTATTGGTAAGAGAATGAATTCGGAAATAGATGGAAAATTAGAAGATATTTATCATCTCGCGATGAAAGAAAACGAATGCGGGAACCGGGAAGTACATGTTGTTGAATTGTTGAACCATTATTTGCTGGTCGATCAAGAAAATCCGGATGCATTGTACCATTTGGGAAGAAACTACATAGCGCTTGGAAGGTGCGATCTCGCTCTCAAGCCTCTTAAAAAAGCCTTGGACTTGTTTCCCGATCGGCACAAAGGAGATATTTGTTTTGTTATTGCTGACTTGTTCGAAGCAAGTAGACAACGACAAGAGGCCAAGCGCTGGTATCAATCAGGGATTGAACGTTCAGAAACTATCAGGATTAGTTCCTGGATTTTAATGGGAGCAAACCTAGCAAGACTTGAAGAGTTTTCAAGTGCTCTTGAGTGCTATGAAAATGCACTGGATGCGGAACCGGATGAAGCTCATCATGAATTGAGAGCGGAAGCGCGTCTGAACATGGGCTTTGTATACCGGGCTATGGGAGATTATGGTGAGGCCTTAATTTCTTTTAATGATGCAAAAGAGATGGATCCATGGGATGAGAGGGTACAAGATTCTATCGGGGAGTTACACGGATTGGAGAAAATCTGGAATACATTGGAGTCATTGAAAAATTTGAAAAAAGAAAACTCCCCTGATTGCGATAATGAAATTAAGAAATTGCTCGATTGGATTTTCGTCCAGGCAAGAATAGAGTTTGAAATAGAAGATAAGGATGTGACCGTTATTGAGCTGTTAAGGCAATATTTGGAATTCAGGAAACAGGATGCCGAAGCCTGGATGATTTATGGACAGGCTCTTCGTATTATAGGAAGGGCCCGTGAAAGCTTGGAGGCGTTACAAGTTGCTTTGGATTTAAGTCCGGAAGAAGATCAGCATTGGGTCTGTTTGGAAATAGCATTGTTGCACGCATTCCATAGATCAGGCGAGGAGGCTGCTATGTGGTTTGATAGAGCTTTGAGCTTGGAGAAAAACTTAGCAGTATTGTGGTTTGAAAAAGCTGAAAACTCGGCCACATTGGCAAACTGTGAAGAAGCATTAACATGCTATCAAAATGCTCTGGATTTGGATGATGGATCCGTGAAGGTTCAAAATATCTATTATCGAATGGGATGCATTTGGAGGGGATTGGGTAATTACACGCAAGCCATTAACGGTTTTAGGAAGGCTCTCCTTATAGAACCAACAATGCTGGATTCGAAAATGGCTCTCCAAGGTTTGGACGGCATTGATGAGACTATCAAGGTTTGTCGTCAAATTTCCAGTTAA
- a CDS encoding outer membrane protein: MKRLAGWAAGWILVFGANAAWAGNPYVSTKLGGTAKFDNTLGAATLQFDTGISFLGAAGYRFDKPYRLELELGYNYNSFDGMNPQTSVSSTGSFSAFTTMVNAYFDVPLRIRDHKLPMAPYIGAGVGLGVVRVQTKSANFVGNLPDSASDVVGAWQLMLGFQTDINPQWVLTGEFRLQYLQDPNLTLGGRDLDTSYETQQVLFGVRYRF, encoded by the coding sequence ATGAAGCGACTTGCAGGTTGGGCGGCAGGATGGATACTGGTTTTCGGAGCGAATGCAGCGTGGGCGGGAAATCCTTATGTTTCTACAAAGCTCGGCGGCACCGCCAAATTCGACAACACCCTGGGTGCGGCCACGCTTCAATTCGATACGGGAATCAGTTTTCTGGGCGCGGCCGGGTACCGGTTTGACAAACCGTACCGCCTGGAACTCGAACTGGGTTACAATTACAACTCTTTCGATGGCATGAACCCCCAGACCAGCGTCTCGTCCACTGGAAGCTTCTCCGCGTTCACCACGATGGTCAACGCCTACTTCGACGTTCCCCTTAGAATTCGCGACCACAAACTGCCGATGGCCCCTTACATTGGAGCGGGTGTCGGTCTGGGCGTCGTCCGGGTGCAAACCAAATCGGCAAACTTTGTCGGCAACCTTCCCGATTCCGCCAGCGACGTGGTCGGTGCATGGCAATTGATGCTTGGCTTTCAAACCGACATCAATCCGCAATGGGTGTTGACCGGCGAATTCCGTCTGCAATACCTGCAGGACCCCAACCTGACCCTGGGTGGCCGCGACCTCGACACCTCCTACGAAACACAGCAGGTCCTCTTCGGTGTGCGCTACCGGTTCTGA
- a CDS encoding peptidylprolyl isomerase — MAWGISSTVWAGEIAVIQTKFGNMKIEFFEDQAPGHVKNFKDLAKKGFYDGTLFHRVIPGFMIQGGDPNTRNQQREMHGMGGPGYTIDAEFSNIPHDRGIVSMARAQDPNSAGSQFFIVVKDAHFLDKKYTVFGRVTEGMEVADKIVSQRRDHNDNPFDPIAMKVIIKKDK; from the coding sequence ATGGCGTGGGGGATCAGTTCCACGGTCTGGGCGGGAGAGATTGCGGTCATTCAAACCAAATTCGGCAATATGAAAATCGAATTTTTTGAAGACCAAGCCCCGGGCCATGTGAAGAATTTCAAGGATCTGGCCAAAAAAGGATTTTATGACGGGACCCTGTTCCACCGGGTGATTCCCGGTTTCATGATCCAGGGTGGGGATCCCAACACCAGGAACCAGCAACGCGAGATGCACGGTATGGGCGGTCCCGGCTACACCATCGATGCGGAGTTCAGCAATATCCCGCATGACCGCGGCATCGTGTCCATGGCACGCGCCCAGGACCCCAACAGCGCGGGCTCGCAGTTTTTCATCGTGGTCAAGGACGCGCATTTTCTGGATAAAAAATACACGGTTTTCGGCCGGGTGACCGAAGGAATGGAGGTCGCGGACAAGATTGTCAGTCAGCGCCGCGACCACAACGACAATCCGTTCGACCCCATTGCGATGAAAGTCATCATTAAGAAGGACAAATAA
- a CDS encoding MlaC/ttg2D family ABC transporter substrate-binding protein: MIPHSTSWKPKVALVLALLWSFPHFAFSSIRNHDKPVHVSPASLSTSKELSSILVSGFAFSQPARALKETIHRVLEVVTEEGLKKDAEQRRVVLRQVIHDRLNFNRFAQSTLQGHWQARTFAEKRRFVGLLQKLLEQSFLQFIENYQEGTLHYLQESVKGEFALVKTRVITPADTVSIDYRMVLENGEWRVFDFYIDGVSIARNYRAQFQKILKRESFQNLLDRLEDQTA; encoded by the coding sequence ATGATTCCACATTCTACTTCCTGGAAACCGAAGGTCGCACTGGTTTTGGCTTTGCTGTGGTCGTTTCCGCACTTTGCCTTTTCCAGCATCCGCAATCACGACAAACCGGTACACGTTTCACCTGCATCCTTGAGTACATCGAAAGAACTGTCCAGCATTCTGGTGAGCGGTTTCGCCTTTTCCCAGCCCGCACGCGCTTTGAAGGAAACCATCCACCGTGTGTTGGAGGTGGTTACGGAAGAAGGCCTGAAGAAGGATGCGGAGCAACGCCGCGTTGTATTGCGCCAGGTCATTCATGACCGGCTGAATTTCAACCGGTTTGCCCAATCCACTTTGCAGGGGCACTGGCAGGCCCGCACGTTTGCAGAGAAGCGGCGTTTTGTAGGCCTGTTGCAGAAACTCCTTGAGCAGTCTTTTCTGCAATTCATCGAGAACTACCAGGAAGGCACCCTGCATTACCTGCAGGAAAGCGTGAAAGGCGAATTTGCGCTGGTGAAAACCCGCGTCATCACCCCCGCCGACACGGTTTCCATCGATTACCGGATGGTGCTGGAAAACGGCGAATGGCGGGTGTTCGATTTTTATATCGACGGCGTCAGCATCGCCCGAAACTACCGGGCGCAGTTCCAGAAAATCTTGAAACGCGAATCCTTCCAGAACCTCCTCGACCGCCTCGAAGACCAGACCGCCTGA
- a CDS encoding DJ-1/PfpI family protein — MGRLEGLKKNILMIIPKDYYDEKQLEIPREIFLKEGADVRVASSKFKEAVGDNGGRMIPDVLIVDSIEGITGDSYVTDGKGTRQIKGVFHGVVVVGGKGARKYLWKDNLLRILLIDRYKSNMVVGALGNAVPCLAEAQLINNLELAAAQDKYSLPELDRVGAVVAEDKLTVNDRIVTAADGDVAEEFAYAMIDLIEKTKLK; from the coding sequence ATGGGACGTCTCGAAGGTCTGAAGAAAAACATCCTGATGATCATTCCCAAGGATTACTACGACGAAAAACAGCTGGAAATCCCGCGCGAGATATTTCTGAAAGAAGGCGCGGACGTTCGCGTGGCCTCAAGCAAATTCAAGGAAGCCGTGGGTGACAACGGCGGCCGCATGATACCCGATGTACTGATCGTGGATTCCATTGAAGGCATTACCGGCGACAGTTACGTCACCGACGGCAAGGGAACGCGCCAGATCAAGGGAGTGTTTCACGGTGTCGTGGTGGTGGGAGGAAAAGGGGCACGCAAATATTTGTGGAAAGACAATTTGCTGCGAATTCTGCTGATCGATCGATATAAAAGCAATATGGTTGTGGGGGCCCTGGGCAACGCGGTTCCCTGCCTGGCGGAGGCGCAGTTGATCAACAACCTGGAACTGGCCGCGGCACAGGACAAATACAGCCTGCCGGAACTGGATCGCGTGGGCGCGGTGGTTGCGGAAGATAAGCTGACCGTAAACGACCGCATCGTCACCGCCGCCGATGGTGACGTGGCGGAAGAGTTTGCCTACGCCATGATCGACTTGATTGAAAAAACGAAACTCAAGTAA
- a CDS encoding transglutaminase TgpA family protein produces MNYLLAFLAVSCLLLGEVIPLSFGILVLTMLGTFWILEWSKKIPVMPHRLFSLWKIGLIVLPVIYFLFQPKMLDLVTGFLLFVLLSRFLYKTELNDYLYGYLVSIVCLLIGAIFTQDLVFAFMFLAFYLILSWALMFYHMMVEKVGSRAAPQAFRFIGEADTARGSLFGLSSLMIMVSLVITATIFFSFPRFGLGFLELATSSSPVTGFSDQVRLGEVGEIKKNQSVVMRVEFTRHDRPYRPKSKVLWRGVALDHYDGQTWRSTMPMVWRSRHRPGTNTVLFHVPNPTTVVEQEIYMESFDSPVIFTHGVPMKIDGTFERIQMDNGQVFKTTDNRMGPRRFSMVSDLGADYHAFRLPIQPDLSFLQKGPSPHLQLPQLSDRLKQFAPTLVNDSDPAELKASKIMNHLQHFNYSMDMKRETRLSAIDEFLFVRKTGHCEYFASAMVLLLRINGIPARMVNGFMGTEWNEMGNYMIVRQANAHSWVEAYIPGKGWKTYDPTPPDPNAGSNQLNALTRTYDMMRLYWQRYIVKYSAKDQVKVVEFFNRRAHDFTSQIKKIRSLTFDDLLKALGNRPEIWVGIAVLAALLLLLPRTRFWKGWFWVPTPPYAAQLYQKMLRKLEKRGIHKPPSSTHLEFMEHLSGLPEEKLDCVREITGFYEQHRFGKGFASKPQIEHMEKLVRQL; encoded by the coding sequence TTGAATTACCTCCTGGCCTTTCTTGCCGTTTCCTGCCTTCTTCTGGGAGAGGTGATTCCGCTTTCTTTCGGCATCCTGGTTCTAACCATGCTGGGAACGTTTTGGATACTGGAATGGAGCAAGAAGATCCCGGTGATGCCACATCGCCTGTTTTCCCTCTGGAAAATCGGACTCATCGTCCTGCCCGTAATTTACTTTTTATTCCAGCCGAAAATGCTGGACCTGGTAACGGGGTTTCTCCTCTTCGTTCTTCTCTCACGATTTTTGTATAAAACCGAATTGAACGACTACCTGTATGGATATTTGGTATCCATCGTCTGTCTTTTGATCGGAGCCATTTTCACCCAGGACCTGGTATTCGCTTTCATGTTCCTGGCGTTTTACCTGATCCTAAGCTGGGCCCTGATGTTTTATCACATGATGGTGGAAAAGGTCGGAAGCCGCGCAGCCCCGCAGGCCTTCCGGTTCATCGGGGAAGCCGACACCGCCCGTGGTTCCTTGTTCGGGCTGTCTTCACTGATGATCATGGTCAGCCTGGTGATCACCGCCACCATCTTTTTCAGTTTTCCGCGTTTCGGGCTGGGATTTCTCGAACTGGCCACCAGCAGTTCCCCGGTCACGGGATTTTCCGACCAGGTGCGGCTGGGAGAGGTGGGTGAAATCAAGAAAAACCAGAGCGTGGTCATGCGCGTCGAATTCACACGCCACGACAGACCCTACCGGCCGAAGTCGAAAGTACTCTGGAGAGGAGTGGCGCTGGACCACTATGACGGGCAAACGTGGCGGTCCACCATGCCCATGGTGTGGCGGTCCCGCCACCGGCCCGGAACCAATACGGTTCTCTTTCACGTCCCTAACCCGACCACCGTGGTGGAGCAGGAAATTTACATGGAATCGTTTGACTCCCCTGTGATTTTCACCCACGGGGTGCCAATGAAGATAGACGGAACATTCGAACGTATCCAGATGGATAACGGCCAGGTGTTCAAAACCACGGACAACCGCATGGGTCCACGCCGGTTTTCCATGGTCTCGGACCTGGGGGCGGACTACCATGCCTTTCGCCTGCCGATCCAACCCGACCTGAGTTTTTTGCAAAAAGGCCCGTCCCCTCACCTGCAACTGCCTCAACTCAGCGACCGGCTGAAACAGTTCGCCCCCACGCTGGTAAATGATTCGGACCCCGCAGAGCTGAAGGCATCGAAAATCATGAACCATCTCCAGCACTTCAATTACTCCATGGACATGAAACGCGAAACCCGGCTTTCCGCCATCGATGAGTTTCTGTTTGTACGGAAGACCGGTCATTGCGAATACTTTGCGTCGGCCATGGTGCTTTTACTCCGGATCAACGGCATCCCTGCACGAATGGTGAATGGATTCATGGGGACGGAGTGGAACGAAATGGGAAATTACATGATCGTTCGTCAGGCCAATGCACACTCGTGGGTGGAAGCTTACATTCCCGGCAAAGGATGGAAAACGTACGATCCGACTCCCCCCGACCCCAACGCGGGTTCAAACCAGTTAAACGCACTGACCCGCACCTACGACATGATGCGTCTTTACTGGCAGAGATACATCGTCAAATACTCCGCAAAGGACCAGGTGAAAGTGGTCGAGTTCTTCAACCGCCGGGCACACGATTTCACCTCCCAGATCAAGAAAATCCGATCGTTGACGTTTGACGACCTGTTGAAAGCTTTGGGGAACCGGCCGGAAATCTGGGTGGGAATTGCCGTGCTGGCGGCGCTCCTGTTATTGTTGCCGCGAACCCGGTTCTGGAAAGGATGGTTCTGGGTACCCACCCCACCCTATGCGGCCCAACTGTACCAAAAAATGCTTCGCAAACTGGAGAAACGGGGCATCCACAAACCCCCTTCCTCCACTCACCTGGAGTTCATGGAACACCTGTCCGGTCTCCCCGAGGAAAAGCTGGATTGTGTCCGCGAAATCACCGGATTTTACGAGCAACACCGGTTTGGAAAAGGCTTCGCCTCCAAACCTCAGATCGAGCACATGGAAAAACTGGTGCGCCAGTTGTGA
- a CDS encoding peptidylprolyl isomerase: MANATAVIETVHGTIELEFFEDKAPGHVKNFKDLAQKGFYDGTTFHRVIPGFMIQGGDPNSRDENRSKHGTGGPGYNIDAEFNDVSHKRGVLSMARAQDPNSAGSQFFIVVKDSTFLDRQYTAFGRVTTGMDVADKIVNEPRDQNDNPHNRMEIKSITIKEG, translated from the coding sequence ATGGCAAACGCAACAGCGGTGATTGAAACCGTTCACGGGACCATAGAGCTGGAATTTTTCGAGGACAAGGCTCCCGGGCACGTCAAGAACTTCAAGGACCTCGCTCAAAAGGGGTTTTACGACGGCACGACCTTTCACCGGGTGATTCCCGGTTTCATGATCCAGGGCGGCGACCCCAACAGCCGTGATGAAAACCGGTCCAAGCACGGCACCGGCGGGCCGGGTTACAATATCGATGCCGAATTCAACGACGTCAGCCACAAACGGGGCGTCCTTTCCATGGCGCGCGCGCAGGACCCCAACAGTGCGGGCTCGCAGTTTTTCATCGTGGTCAAGGACTCCACATTTCTGGACCGTCAATACACCGCATTCGGCCGTGTGACTACCGGCATGGACGTGGCGGATAAAATCGTCAACGAGCCGCGGGACCAGAATGACAACCCCCACAATCGCATGGAGATCAAATCCATCACCATCAAGGAAGGTTGA
- a CDS encoding c-type cytochrome produces the protein MKKSLIALVVAVLTMFVANAAFAGGDCPQKRKTKKAPGSVYSKDKTAKADAKKGKALYTKKAKPMACQMCHGKKGAGDGQLGKALKPAPRNFTCAKTMKDVTPGQMFHIIKNGSPGTGMAPFGKTLSDKDIWNVVKYIREELMK, from the coding sequence ATGAAAAAATCACTGATTGCATTGGTTGTAGCCGTATTGACCATGTTTGTGGCAAACGCGGCTTTCGCAGGTGGTGACTGCCCGCAGAAACGCAAAACCAAAAAAGCTCCGGGTTCGGTTTATTCCAAAGATAAGACCGCAAAAGCCGATGCAAAAAAAGGCAAAGCGTTGTACACCAAAAAGGCCAAGCCGATGGCCTGCCAGATGTGTCATGGTAAAAAAGGAGCTGGCGACGGTCAGCTGGGTAAAGCGCTGAAACCCGCTCCGCGCAACTTCACCTGTGCCAAGACCATGAAAGACGTGACCCCCGGTCAGATGTTCCACATCATCAAGAACGGTTCTCCGGGAACCGGTATGGCTCCGTTTGGAAAAACGCTGAGCGACAAGGACATCTGGAACGTCGTCAAGTACATCCGCGAAGAACTGATGAAGTAA
- a CDS encoding ArnT family glycosyltransferase: protein MALILTILTVITWGLAGARIAAIFGVRWASPHEAAAVSVTLGMTLTAWLMMALAFLGALHPVTGWAMLFFLFLLARNRVPPFLAALWKVLRNPSMWPFWRNRFELEILSILALGGLAVFAITLAWAPPVRTDALVYHLAIPQAYLEHHGVVNLPNNMYSFFPLLFEMVYLFGLTLGIEGLPALLGVGQAATLAVGLVAYYRRYLGSRYGWLVPAVFFSVPTFTEIAGSAYVDLPLAGFVFFAFYSWERWRETGHGFWFGLLCLFSGCAFATKLTGFIVLPLAALGIVWARRHNASGMRVLGELFVFTGVVFLCMAPWWARNLIYSGNPFAPLFMQVLGGQDRINWDPARALMMDQYVRMFGMGRGLVDFLMLPYNLTFHSEPHSLRFDGRLGIAYLIILPSVIGVWLYRRRRLGPLAVTFGVLILFWFVYFQYIRFLAPALVFLSLLLVYGLEAWQAKTPREDFGFWLHRAWTGLIALGLVFNVLLALETWNKKDPLAYLTGDESREAYLSRNVSAFPMYRMMNTRVTPDGRVLFVYMRNLGYLAHRDFISDSVFEAHTLQKILQSAENEKEVFQRLQSLGATHIMFDSNYVWGQDSAFPREHQERFHRFLLNRTEQVARHRQYYLHRIVIN, encoded by the coding sequence ATGGCCCTCATTCTCACCATCTTAACGGTTATTACCTGGGGCCTCGCCGGCGCCCGGATCGCTGCCATTTTTGGCGTTCGATGGGCGTCCCCGCATGAAGCGGCGGCCGTCTCCGTTACACTCGGGATGACCCTCACCGCCTGGTTGATGATGGCCCTTGCCTTTCTCGGGGCTCTCCATCCGGTCACCGGCTGGGCGATGCTGTTTTTCCTTTTCCTCCTGGCACGGAACCGCGTTCCTCCTTTTCTCGCCGCCTTGTGGAAAGTTTTGCGAAACCCTTCCATGTGGCCGTTCTGGAGAAACCGGTTCGAGTTGGAAATCTTATCCATTTTGGCGCTGGGAGGGCTGGCCGTATTTGCGATTACCCTGGCCTGGGCCCCGCCGGTCCGCACCGATGCGCTGGTTTACCACCTTGCCATTCCCCAGGCCTACCTGGAACACCACGGTGTGGTGAACCTGCCCAACAACATGTATTCCTTTTTTCCCCTGCTGTTCGAGATGGTGTACCTGTTCGGGTTGACGCTCGGGATTGAAGGTCTGCCCGCGCTTCTGGGTGTGGGGCAGGCGGCGACGCTGGCGGTGGGGCTGGTAGCTTATTACCGACGCTACCTGGGGAGCCGCTACGGCTGGCTCGTGCCCGCCGTCTTCTTTTCGGTGCCGACCTTCACGGAAATCGCCGGTTCCGCCTATGTGGATCTGCCCCTGGCGGGCTTTGTTTTCTTCGCGTTTTATTCCTGGGAACGCTGGCGCGAGACGGGGCACGGATTCTGGTTCGGGCTCCTGTGCCTGTTTTCCGGCTGCGCCTTCGCCACCAAGCTGACGGGATTCATCGTGCTGCCGCTGGCGGCGTTGGGGATTGTGTGGGCGCGGCGCCACAATGCCTCCGGCATGCGAGTCCTGGGGGAACTGTTCGTCTTTACGGGGGTGGTCTTTCTTTGCATGGCCCCCTGGTGGGCCCGCAATCTTATTTATTCGGGCAATCCGTTTGCGCCCCTGTTCATGCAGGTCCTGGGCGGACAGGACCGGATAAACTGGGACCCCGCCCGCGCGCTCATGATGGACCAGTACGTCCGGATGTTCGGCATGGGCCGGGGTTTGGTCGATTTTTTGATGTTGCCCTATAACCTCACGTTCCACAGCGAACCCCACTCGCTGCGGTTCGATGGCCGCCTGGGTATCGCTTACCTGATCATTCTGCCGTCGGTGATCGGGGTGTGGTTGTATCGACGGCGACGGCTGGGCCCGCTGGCCGTGACCTTTGGTGTCCTCATTCTGTTCTGGTTTGTCTACTTTCAATACATCCGTTTTCTTGCCCCCGCCCTGGTTTTCCTGTCGCTTCTTCTGGTGTACGGACTGGAAGCATGGCAAGCTAAAACACCGCGGGAAGATTTCGGGTTTTGGCTTCACCGCGCGTGGACGGGACTGATCGCGCTTGGGCTGGTTTTCAACGTCCTGCTTGCGCTTGAGACATGGAACAAGAAAGATCCCCTCGCGTACCTTACGGGTGACGAGTCGAGGGAAGCGTACCTGTCCCGAAACGTAAGCGCGTTTCCCATGTACCGGATGATGAACACACGGGTAACTCCAGACGGACGCGTGCTATTCGTTTACATGCGCAACCTGGGCTACCTGGCACACCGCGACTTCATCAGCGACAGCGTGTTCGAGGCGCACACCCTGCAAAAAATTCTTCAGTCTGCAGAAAACGAAAAAGAGGTTTTTCAGCGGTTGCAATCGCTGGGCGCAACCCATATCATGTTCGATTCAAATTATGTTTGGGGTCAGGATTCCGCATTCCCTCGCGAGCATCAGGAGCGGTTTCACCGGTTCTTGTTGAACCGGACGGAGCAAGTGGCCCGGCACCGCCAATATTACCTGCACCGCATTGTGATAAACTGA
- a CDS encoding phosphate/phosphite/phosphonate ABC transporter substrate-binding protein: protein MFRAVSILIFSSFFWAGTAQADEPGSADRPLTMMFVPSGEAQVILKGGEEIARRLTAVTGLHFKASIATSYAAVVEAMGAGKVDIGWLTPFAYVLAKERYGVELLLIVQRFGSPFYRGQIVTRTDSGIRTLEDLKGKRFAFVDPASTSGHLYIKTLLKSRGLSPENHLGKTVFAGSHNAVVLSVLKGEVDAGATYDDARAELVKSFPDIFEKIRVIAHTKDIPNDTVSVRKQLPAEIRERIKEGLIHLTKIREGSKVLKRTYGVSGFLDFDGLYDPVREAGRLLNIDPTRVEGK from the coding sequence ATGTTCCGAGCGGTTTCCATTTTGATTTTCAGTTCATTTTTCTGGGCCGGTACCGCCCAGGCAGATGAGCCGGGAAGCGCCGACCGGCCCCTCACCATGATGTTCGTGCCCTCCGGTGAAGCGCAGGTGATCCTGAAAGGCGGCGAGGAGATCGCACGTCGCCTCACGGCCGTCACCGGCCTTCACTTCAAAGCGTCCATCGCCACCAGCTACGCCGCCGTGGTCGAAGCCATGGGCGCTGGCAAGGTGGACATCGGCTGGCTCACCCCCTTTGCCTATGTGCTTGCGAAAGAGCGTTACGGAGTGGAGCTCCTGCTCATCGTCCAGCGTTTCGGCAGTCCCTTTTACCGGGGCCAGATCGTGACCCGCACCGACAGCGGCATCCGAACGCTCGAAGACCTGAAAGGAAAACGCTTCGCTTTTGTCGATCCGGCCAGTACCTCGGGTCACCTCTACATCAAGACGTTGCTCAAGTCCCGCGGCCTTTCCCCGGAAAACCATTTAGGAAAAACGGTGTTTGCCGGGTCGCACAACGCCGTGGTGCTTTCCGTGCTGAAAGGCGAGGTGGACGCCGGGGCCACGTACGACGACGCCCGCGCCGAACTGGTCAAATCGTTCCCCGACATATTCGAGAAAATCCGCGTCATTGCCCACACGAAGGATATTCCCAACGATACCGTCTCTGTGCGCAAACAACTCCCGGCTGAAATCAGAGAGCGCATCAAGGAAGGGTTGATCCACCTCACCAAAATCCGGGAAGGCTCGAAGGTTCTGAAACGAACTTACGGCGTGAGCGGTTTCCTGGATTTCGACGGATTGTACGATCCCGTGCGCGAGGCCGGACGCCTGCTCAACATCGATCCCACCCGGGTGGAAGGAAAGTGA
- a CDS encoding outer membrane protein yields MQRFLIVTLTALTFAIPGPVDAANKKYFSLMIGPSFRTDADSSFSGSRVAGNPRGEQDVSLGGVGGAAAGMYLPDNFRIEGEVAFRNNGVDEPLPAFRDWNVGAATLMVNGYYDIPVRHQIQPFVGLGMGLGLATSSLEDNFGFSDTDTDAVFAYQFIGGLQYRHNHRLSFFTSYRYFATTDPDFQFGGVRAQTDLDSHDLVLGVRFDFE; encoded by the coding sequence ATGCAACGCTTTTTGATTGTGACCCTGACTGCTCTCACCTTCGCCATCCCCGGCCCGGTGGATGCGGCGAATAAAAAATATTTCAGCCTGATGATCGGACCTTCTTTCCGCACCGATGCGGATTCCTCCTTTTCCGGTTCGCGGGTGGCAGGCAATCCACGCGGCGAACAGGATGTGAGCCTTGGCGGAGTGGGCGGTGCGGCTGCGGGAATGTACCTGCCGGACAACTTTCGAATCGAGGGCGAAGTCGCATTCCGCAATAATGGTGTGGATGAGCCCCTGCCTGCGTTTCGTGACTGGAACGTGGGCGCCGCCACGCTGATGGTCAACGGGTACTACGATATCCCCGTTCGCCACCAGATCCAGCCTTTCGTCGGACTCGGGATGGGTCTCGGACTGGCGACGTCTTCCCTGGAAGACAACTTCGGTTTTTCCGACACGGATACCGACGCGGTTTTCGCATACCAGTTTATCGGCGGTCTGCAATACCGCCACAACCACCGTCTGTCATTTTTCACTTCCTACCGGTATTTTGCGACCACCGACCCGGATTTCCAGTTCGGCGGGGTTCGTGCGCAAACGGATCTGGACAGCCATGACCTGGTTCTTGGCGTCCGGTTCGATTTTGAGTAA